The Lysobacter enzymogenes DNA segment TTTCGCCAGCCCTTGGTTCCGCTTGACGGGACACACCGCCGATGGAACCACCGACTCCAGCCTGGACCAGATTTACTCCGGTGACTGCGGCGCCGGCAGCACCGGGACCGCCGTTCCGTTCACGGCGGGGCAACTGCATTTCGATATCCGAATGCAATGGCAGGTGTACGGAGCGACGACGGTTCACGATTTCCCACTGCAAGCGCAGGAAAGCCAGCTATTCGCCGATGGTCGCTGCGAAAGCCGGAAGGGCGGCCATACCGAGTCCATCCTGTACTCTGAACCGACTTCATGGTCATGGTAGGCACTTCATGCGCACGCGTACCTGTGTTCTTGTCGTTTCCTTGTTGATCCTGGTCCTGACCGGAGCCAAACCCATGACCGAGAATCAAAACAGGCTGGCCGAGGCCGCGGCATTGGCGACTCAGTTTCGCGATAAACGCGATGCCGAACCCTATCTTTTGGAGCGCAGTGCCGATGCATTGAGCTCGGTAGATCTGGACGGCGAGTCCGAAGCTACCCGGGCGCCGACGCAGCGGCTGGTGTTGCATGCGTGGCTGCAACTGCTGCATCAAATCGACGATGCGAAGGCGATCGGCTTCGATCCGACCCGCGTTCCCCCACGCAATGTATCTCCACCGCAGGAAGACGGCCGCGTTCTCCTGCCCGGCGCGGCGCCCGAGCAAATTCGGGACCCCTCGCTACGCGAAACCTATCGCCAGGCGTTGGAAAAGCATCGCCGCGATCAGATCGACTTCAACCGCCAGATCAACCTGAAGAAGACGGATGAATACGTCACTCCGTTCGCCGAGGATTTCTTGCGAGGGTATGCCCAGGGACGCCCGGAGCAGCAGGTCAGGGAAGAAATCGGCAACAGGGTGTCGTTTGACCGAGCGCTGGCTTTGCTGAAAGCGATATCGTCTTCGCCGTAAAGAAGGAAGCGAAAGCCACTGGGTGGAACGGGTGGCGTTCTTCCGCTTGAAGTACCACCGGGCCAATGTGCTCTTGAAGGCTCAGGTCAAGGACTGAGCTGCGTGTTGGCGTGACAAGCGTTCGCTTGTCGTGGCGCTGCTTGCGATAAGGGCGCGGGAGCGGGGCTTGCTTCCAGCCCGAACCCCCGTATGATCTGCGCCACCTCATCGCGCCGCAACGGCGCCGCAGGCCCTCAGCGCCTGCTCTGTCGACCGACTCCCCAGGAAAACCCGCTCGATCGCTCCCAGAGCCGATTCGGCGACGCACGCCTTTTCGTTGCTTTCCCCAACCCGCGGCCCTGCCGCCCGATTCATGCACCCCGAACCTTCGCTCGATGCTTGGGTAGACGCCTTCATACAAATCAGAACGTTGCCGGAAGGCACAGACACCGGCTCCGATCATCCTTTGTGGTGGGCCGATGAGCGCACCATGTTCGTTCTCAGGCCCGTCGACTTCGAGACGATGTGGCAGTTCGTTACGGCCGTATTGGCCCGAAAACCGCCCGGGCCTGTGCTCGGCTATCTGGCGGCGGGGCCGCTGGAAGACATGATCGCCTGCTTCGGCGATTACTTCATCGAGCGGATCGAGGACACGGCGCGGCGCGATCCGGCGTTCCGCGATTTGCTGCATGGTGTCTGGAAGAACGCGACGCCGGACGCGCTGTGGGAGCGGGTCAAGGCGGCTCGTGGTCCCGAACCTGAATGTGGCGATGGGCTCGACGTCCGGCCGGAGCCGTAGTTTCACGGTCCGGGAATTGTCTTGCCCCTGTCATGCCTGTCGCATCGAATCCGCGCAACGGTCCAGTTGCCGGGAGACGAGACATGGCGTCGATCCACACTCCGGTCGAAGGGCGAATCCTGGCTATCCGCAGGAAGTCGATACGCTCTGCGGCGATGTTGTTCTGCGCGGCGGCGGCCTGCTCGCCGGCCGCCGCCGCGCAACCTTCGCCCTGGCGCACCCTCAGCAACGAGGACGGCATCCACCTCGAGGCGCGCCGCGTCGCGGGCGAGCGTTTCGACGAGCTTCGCGTCAGCACGTCGTTGAAGGTGTCGCCGGATGCGGTCGCGGATTTCCTGCTCGGGAAGTATCTCGACGCCAGGAATAAGAACATCCGGCGGCGTTTCATCCAGCGCGGGCCGGAGGTGGTGGTGTGGGCGGATGTGCTGCGCACGCCGGTGGCGGATCGTTGCTATTCGATGCGCTTCGAGCGGCAGGACCTGGCCGATGGTGCGGTGCGGGTGAAGTTTGCGTCGCTGGACGAGGCCGGTACGGGGGCGGCGCCGGATTGCGTGGCGCTGCGTTCGCGCGGGGAGTGGTTGATGACGCCGTCGGCCGGGGGGACGCGGTTGGTGTATGCGTCGTTGACCGATATCGGCGGCAATACGCCGGCGTTCATGGCCAAGGGGCCGTTGACGTCGGCGGCGGTGTCGAGCGTGCGCAAGGTGATCGCGGGCGCGTCGGGGTTGGCGCTGCCGCGCGGGCTGGGCGATTGAGTGGGCCATGACGATGGAGGGGGCTGCGCATCGGCGCGGTCGCCCCCGTTTAGCGAGGCGATTCGAGCCCCGCTGGTCGCATAAAGCCGGTCTGTGCGCATTCGCGCCGTGGGGGCGCTGCTACCATCGGAAGCTCGCGCGACGCGACCCGTGTTCCTTCCCTGCGACAGGAGAACGACGATGACCCCGAAGAACACCATCTGCCTGTGGTACGACGGCGCCGCTCTGGAAGCCGCCGAGTTCTATGCGAAGACGTTCCCGGACAGCGCGGTGACCGCGATCCATCATGCGCCCGGCGATTATCCCGACGGCCATCAGGGCGATGTGCTGACGGTGGAGTTCACGGTGGCGGGCATTCCGTGCGTGGGTTTGAACGGCGGGCCGGCGTTCAAGCACGACGAGGCGTTTTCGTTCCAGATCGCCACCGACGACCAGGCCGAGACCGATCGTTTGTGGGACGCCATCGTCGGCAACGGCGGCAAGGAAAGCGCCTGCGGCTGGTGCAAGGACAAGTGGGGCTTGTCGTGGCAGATCACGCCGCGCGCGCTGCTCGATGCGTTCACCGATCCGGACCGGGCCGCGGCCAAGCGCGCGTTCGACGCGATGATGACGATGGGCAAGATCGACATCGCCAAGATCGAGGCGGCGCGCAGAGGGTGATGCGGCTGCGATGACGGAGGCTTGCGGATCGGGCGGTATCGATCGGGCGGCGTTTCCCTGCGGTCCGACGATCGCCGCAGACCGGCGCCATCGCCGCGTCAGTCCATCTCCCCCGACCCGAACACCTCGTACCGCCCGATTCGTCCCACCTTCGCCGCCGCTTCCTGCACGTCCGCGCGGGCCAGCAACGCCTTGCGCGCTTCGCGATACGCCACATCCCCGGGCAACGGATCCGGCCGCCGGAACTCCTGCAGCCACAGCAGCGTCTCCACGCGCTCGTCCTGCGTCGCCAGCAGTTCGACAGTCAGTGCCGCCGCCTCGTCCAGCCTCTGCATCCGCAGCAGGCTTTCCAGGTAGACGCGCGGGCCGTCCTTGCGCTGTTCGCCGAGTTGGCGCAGGGCGCGGTCGGCGCCGCGGCGGTCGCCCTTGGCCTCGGCGGCGCACAGGCGCACGTTCTGCACGACCAGGCGCGCGTAAGCGTTGAGATCGGAGCCGATGCGGCCGAGCGCGGCGAGGGCATCGTCGGGGCGTTGCAGGCTGCAGTACAGCGAGGCGAGGTTGATGGTCTGGCTGACGTTGGGCAGGCCGTCTTCGGTGAGGCGGCTGGCGCGTTCGAGTTTGGCCACGGCGTCGTCGCCGCGGCCGAGGCGGCGCAGCGCGATCGCGGCGGTATTCATCAGCCAGGCGCGTTGGTGCGGGTCGTCGTAGTCGCTGTCGCTGCGCTGGTCGGCGTCCTGAGCCAGGGCGAGCACGCCGGCGTTGTCGCCGGCGGTCAGCAGCGCGTAGCTCAGCTGCACGCGGCTGTCGAGGCTGCGCGGGGCGAGTTCGGCTTTCTCGCGCTGGGCTTCGATCTGCCGGCGCGAGGCGTTGGCGATGTCGCTGGCCCAGCCGCCGTCCTGGGCGAGGAAGTCGAAGCGTTTGTCGATGCGCAAACGCACCAGCTGCATCGGATCGACGATGCGCTTGACGACGGTGCGGGCCTCGTCGCGGCGGCCGCGTTCGACCAGCATTTCGACCAGGGCGAACCAGACCGGGCTGGCGTCGGCGGTGCGGTGGCTCCAGTTGGCGGCGTACAGCGCGCGCAGCAGGGTCAGGCGTTGCTCGGAGCCGTGCGGCAGTTCGGTCTGCAGGCGCGAGAGGATGTCGGAATTCACTTTCGCCAGCGATTCCGGCCAGTACTCGACCAGCTGGACGAAGGCGTCGGCGGCGGCCTCGTAGTGTTTGAGGTCGTATTCGACCAGCGCCAGCCGGTACCAATCGTCGGGGGTGTTCTCGGCCGCGATGGCCTGGCGGTAGAGGCCGATGGCGCGCGGCATATGGCCGGTGACCGCGGCGGCCTGCGCGGCGGCGGCGAGCGCGACGCGCCGGTCGCCGGCGCCCAGGACGGCGAACGCCGGATGCTTGAACACCTCGGCGAACGCGGCGTCGGCTTGTTCGTAACGGCCTTCGCGCGAATGAGCGAGCGCGATGTTGATGCTCTCCAGGAACCGCGTGACCTCGGCTTCGACCGCGGCCTCGGTGTTGCGCGCGGTGGCGGGCTGCGCCGGCGCGGGCGCGGGCGGGGTTTGCTGCGCGGACGCGCCCGCGGAGGCGAGCGACAAGGTCAGGGCCAGGCCGCGGCCCGCGGCGCGAATTCGATGGTGCATGCATCCCCCAGACGGCAGGCCGGCGCGGCCGCGTCGGTCCTTGGCGGCCATCGCAGCTGCGAACGGCGCGCCCAGCGGCCAAGCATACCGGTTGTCGTCGCGGACCAGGACCGCGTCGCGGCGCCTGCGGCGATACGGCCATAAGGCGCATGGGCGAGGTGTTGTCGATTCGTTGTCGCTTTCCGCAGGTAGCACTCGCGCGGATCTTCGCGAGCGAGCGAGATCCGTCGCGCTGCGCGAACCGCATCGCGACTGTCGATTGCCGCTTGCGAGCGCGCACGCGCGATCGAGCGCGATGTGGCCCTCGATCGCGACCGCGCGCCGCGCAGTAGCGCGCCGCCATGCCGGCCCACGCGACGTCGCCGCTCACGCCGATCTCTCGGTATACACGTGCGCTGCGTCCAATTCCGCGGCTCCGCGCGCGCCGGAAAAACGAACGCACGTGCCAGGCGAACCTCGTTGCATCGGCAGGCTTTCATTCGCCGCGTCACGCAAATGCGTCGTCGCCGCGGCGAGAAAGCGCTTCCCGTCGAGATTTAACAAACCCGGCGCGCAAGCGCTGTCCGACGCGCGCGGGCGCGGGCGTTGGCTACACAGCAACTTCCGTTTTGCGGATCGGCGGGCCGCACAGGCCGGCCCGTGCAGCCGCGGCGCGCGGAACTGGGCGTGCGCATGCGACAGGGACTCATCGGCGAAGTTGCGGGCATCACTCATGGCCTGGACGACAGGACGTTCCACCCATCCTAAGGAGAGTGTGCGATGAGAGTTCCAAGCAAACACACGCCGTCCGGCGTGCGCTGGCTGCGCCGGTTCGCGATCGCGACCGTGCTGGCGGCGCTGCCGCTGGCCAGCGCGGTCGCGCGCATGACCGAGGCGCCACGCAGTTTCGCGCTGCAGGACAAGTCGCTCGACGCGGTGCAGCGCAAGACCCTGCCGAGCGTCGATCCGGCCCGGTTGCTGGCCGAGGACGAGATGCGGGCGAAGGCGGTCAGCGCGCCGCAGCCGCTGCGGTTCGCGGTGAACGCCGGCGTGACCTACGACACCGGCGGTTCCGGCACCTGGCACAAGCTGCCCGACGGCCTGCTGTGGCGCCTGCGCATCCACACGCCCGGCGCGACCAACCACAACCTCGGCTTCACCCGCTACGACATGACGCCCGGCGCCAAGCTGTGGATCTACGATCCGGCCGGCAAGCACGTCGAAGGCGCGTACACCGCCAGGGACCGCAGCCAGCACGGCCGCTTGTGGACGCCGATGATCGAAGGCGACGAGGTCGTGGTCGAGCTGTTCGTGCCCAACGGCGCGGCCCAGCCGAAGCTGACGCTCGGAGCGGTCAACCAGGGCTATCGCGATTTCACCGCCAAGAACTGGGACAAGCAGGGCAGCTGCAACAACGACGTGGTCTGCCCGGTCGCGGCCGGTTGGGGGCAGCAGATCCGTACGGTGGCGCGCTACGTGATCGGCGGCACCTCGCTGTGCAGCGGCCAGCTGGTCAACAACACCAGTTACGACTTCAAGCCGTATTTCCTCAGCGCCAACCACTGCGGCGTGACCACGGCCAACGACGACACCCTGGTGTTCTACTGGCAGTTCCACTCGCCGACGTGCGGCGCGCTCAGCGGCGGCAGCCTGGCGATCAACCAGACCGGCGCGACCTATCGCGCGTCGTATGCGCCGAGCGATTTCCTGCTGGTCGAGCTCAATGCGCCGCCGGTGGCGGGCTCCAATCCCTACTTCAGCGGCTGGGACATCAGCGGCACGGCGCCGGCCGCGACGGTCGGCATCCACCATCCCAGCGGCGACGAGAAGGCGATCTCGTTCAACAACAACGCGGTGACCTCGACCGCGTATCTGTCCAACACCGTCAGCGCCACCGCCAACCACTGGCGCGTGGACGCGTGGGAAAGCGGCACCACCGAAGGCGGTTCGTCCGGTTCGTGCCTGTGGGGCGCGAGCAGCAAGCGCTGCATCGGCCAGTTGCACGGCGGCTATGCCTCGTGCAGCGCGCCGACTACGTCGGATTGGTACGGCAAGCTCAGCGTGAGCTGGAACGGCGGCGGCACGCCGGCGACCCGGCTCAAGGACTGGCTCGATCCGACCAACACCGGGGTGATCGGCATCGACGGCGATCCGCACGTGACCACGCTCGACGGCGTGCGCTACGACTTCCAGGGCGCCGGCGAGTACACCGTGCTGCGCGATCCGGCCGGGGTGGAGATCCAGGCGCGGCAGACGCCGATCGCGACCTCGTTCAATCCCGGCGCCGATCCGTACAGCGGCCTGGCGACCTGCGTGAGCCTCAACAGCGCGGTCGCCGCGCGCGTCGGCAAGTACCGGGTGACCTACCAGCCCAACCTCAGCGGCCAGCCCGATCCCAAGGGCCTGCAGCTGCGCATCGACGGGCGGCTGGTGTCGCTGGGCACCGGCATCGACCTGGGCAACGGCGGCAGCATCAGCCCGACCTCGGCGCCGGGCGGGATCCGGGTGAGCTTCCCGGAGAAGTACAACCTGCAGGTGACGCCGGGCTGGTGGGCGTCGGAAGGCAAGTGGTACCTCAACATCGGGGTGACGCGTAAGCCGGCCGACGGCGCCGGCGGCGCGGGCGATGCCGAAGCGCCGCTCGGCGGCATCGGCGCGCCGCTGGCCGCGCAGAGCTGGCTGCCGCCGCTGCCCGACGGTTCGTCGCTGGGGCCGCGTCCGGCCGCGCTGGGCGACCGCTACGAGCATCTGTACAAGAAGTTCGGCGAAGCCTGGCGGGTGAGCAACGCCAACACCTTGTTCGACTACGCGCCCGGCACTTCGACCGACACCTTCACCTTGAAGAGCTGGCCGAACGAGAACCCGCCGTGCAACCTGACCGGGCAGGTGCCGGTCAAGCCGCTGAGCCGCGAGATCGCGGTGCAGGAGTGCGCCATCGTCCGCGACGAGCGCATGCGCGGCAATTGCGTGTTCGACGTGATGATCACCGGCGAGCGCGGTTTCGCCCAGACCTATGCGCGCACGCAGGAGACCCAGGGGAAAGCCAAGGCGCAGGCCGAGGCGGCGCGGGGCGGCGCGTCGAAGTAAGTCCGCCGCGGCCGCGCCCGACGGGCGGGCCGCATCGCACGACAACGCCGGGGCCCGCCCCGGCGTTGTTTTTTTGCGCCCGCCGCCGCGCGCCGCGACCGATGTTGCGCGACCGCAACGCGAATCTGCCAACCGCGCGGCATCCGCCGGCGCGTGCGCCGCGCTAAGCTGCGGCCGTCGCGGCCCCCGCCGCGGCGGACTCTCGCGGAGCCGGCCATGGCCACGATGCGTTATCACGACGGGCAGGACGTGCGGTTGGGCGACGTGGCCAGCTTCGGCGCGCACGACACCTGCCGGGTGGTGGTGCTGATCGACGAACAGGCCGCGGTGGAGGGCTACATCGCCGACGAGTGGGCTTACCTCGGCGGCGGTTGCGTGCTTTTCGCGCACGACGCGGGGCTGGTGCACTATCCCGCCGACACGCTCGGCGAGGATGTCGGGGTGAGCCTGCTCGAACGCGCCTGAGGTCCGGCCTCAACCGCGTCGCCGCGCCGCATCCTGCCGGTACAGGCGTACGAAGACGAAGCCCACGGTGGCGAAGCCCAGCGCCAACGGCAGCAGCTGCGACCACGGCTGGCCGAACCGCACCACGTTGCCGACCAGCGCCGACACCATGCCGAACAGCGCGGCGATGAGCTTGTAGCTGTGCTCGTAGCGCCACAGCCGGGCGAACCAGCGGCGCGGGAACAGCCAGCGCGCGGCGTCGTAGGCGACCACGCTGGCGAGCGCGCCGAGCGAGGAATACACCAGCATGTTCGCGCCGGCGGCCAGGACGATCGGCGCCAGCCACGCGCCCGCGGCGACGGCGGCCAGGGTCAGCGCGGCATCCGCGGCCTGCGGTCCGCGCTCGCGCGTGCGCGCCGAGCGCCAGCCGCCGAGCAGCTGATACAGCACCAGCACAGTCAGCGCGGCGAAGTTCGGCAGAAACCGGAACGCCGCCAATCCCAACGCGGCGGACAGGCAGACCACGAGGCCGGCGTAGCAGAAGCCGCGGCCCCAGCGCCGATGCGCGTCGCTGCCCTTGGCGTTGGCGAGCTGGTAGACGCCGATCGCCATCGCGACCGAGCCGGCCAGCACGTGCAGGACGATGTTGAGCAGGTGCGGCGTGGACATCGGCAGGCGAGCGGCGAATTGCGGCGTTCGCATTGAGCCGTCGTCGGCGTCGGCGCGCCTGTGCCATTCGTCGGCCTGCCGACCGGCGCGCCCGAATCCGACGAATGCCGAACACCGGCCCGCGACGAGCGCGGACCGGTCGTGCCGGATCGATTGCGACAGCGCGGTTACAACGCCGCCGGTTGTTGCTGGGTCACGCAATGCACCATGCCGCCGTTGCGGTAGAGATTGCGCACGTCGATGCCGATCACCGTGCGCCCCGGGAACGCGCGTTGCAGGATCGCCTTGGCCTTCGCGTCGTTGGGGTCCTTGTATTCGGGCATCAGCACCACGGTGTTGCCGACGTAGAAGTTCACGTACGAGCCCTTGTAGCCCAGCGCGTAGCCGTACTCGGTGACCACGTCGTTCGCGGTCAGCGGCAGCTGCACGAAGCGGTACGGCTTGCCGTCGACGTCGCTGGCGGCGTACAGCCGCTCGATGTCGGCGCCGGACAGGCCCCATTCGCGCAGGTCGGCGCGGCTCATGGTGACGATAGTGTCCGGCAGGCCGAAGCGGGCGAAGCCGTCGACGTGCATGTCGGTGATGTCCTCCTTGCCGCCGTCCTTGCCGTCGAGCCAGATGAATTTTTCGACGCCGAGCTGGTCGCGCAGCACTTGTTCGAGTTCGGCTTCGCTCAGTTCGGCATTGCGCTGCGGCTCGCGGGTCGAGCTGCGCGTGGCCAGCAGCGTGCCGCGGCCGTCGACTTCGATCGCGCCGCCTTCCAGCACCACGTCGTTCAAGTCGATGCGCGGCAGGCCGAGCCGCTGCGCGACCGCGGCCGGCACGGTGTCGTCCTTGCGGTACGGCGCGTCCAGGCCCCAACCGTTGAAGCCCCAATCGCCAATGGCGAGGCGGTCGTTGCGGTCGTAGACGAACAGCGGGCCGTTGTCGCGTACCCACACATCGTCGGTCGGACGGATCAGGAAGCTGACCCGGTCCAGCGCGACGCCGGCGGCGCCGAGCAGCTTGCGCACGCGCGCCTGTTCGCCGGCGTCGTAGACGACGATGTGCACGCGCTCGCTGGCGATCAGCGCGCGGGTCATCGCCACCCAGGTCGGGTCGAGGCGGTCGCGGTAGGCGCGGCCGTAGGTGTTGGCGTGCGGCCACTGCAGCCAGGTGGCGTCGTGGCGCGCGGTCTCGTCGGGCATGTAGCCTGACTGGGCGCGCGCGGCGCCGGGCTGGCCCAGGGCGGCGGCGAACAGGGCGCCGGCGGCGAGGGCGAGCCAGGCGGGGCGGGCGGCGGGGAGGGTCGGGGTGGGCATGGCGGCGGGCCTGCGGGTTGGGGATGCCGCGCACCTTAGCCAGCGAACCTGATATCCAGCTGATACCGCCCGGGCGCGGCGCGAACCGGTTCATGCAAGGCTGGCGCTGCGGACGCGCCCCACCCGGACCGCCGCTGCGCCATCCCCCGTCATTCCGGCGAAAGCCGGAATCCATCTTGATCTCGCTCTTGCGATCGACGCCGCCGCCCGTTCAAGCCCGCTCGCGCAAAACCAACTCCGCCCGCGCCCCACCCCCGGGCCGGTTCGACAACCGCAATTCGCCCCCGTGCAGCTGCGCCACGTGCTGCACGATCGACAAGCCCAGGCCGCTGCCTGGGCTGCCGGGTCCGGACACGAACGGCTCGCGCAGGCGCGCGAGCAGGTCGGCGGGGAAGCCGGGGCCGCGGTCTTCGACGATCACCTTGCCGGCTTCGACCATGACCGAGACGGACGCGGCGGCGCCGGTCCTGACCGAATGCACCAGCGCGTTCTCGATCAGGTTGCGCACCGCGGTCTGGATCAGCCGCACGTCGGCGTTCACCACCGACTCGGCCGCGTGGAACTCGATCTCGCGATCTTCCGGCAGTATCGCTTCGACCAGCAGATCCAACCGCACCGGTTCCTTGCTCGCCGGCGCGGCGGACGCATCCAGCCGCGCCAGCAGCAACAGCTTGTCGACCAGGCCGGCGGTCTGCGCCGCGACGCGTTCGACCTTGGCCAGCACCTGCGCCGCCGGCTCGCGCCCGTCGTGCGCGGTCTCGCACAGCGCCTGCAGCCGCGCCACCGGCGTGCGCAACTCGTGCGCCGCGGCGGCGAGAAAGCGCTCCTGCTGTTCGAACGAGGCGATGGCCGGCCGCAGCGAGCGCCGCGACAGCCAGTGGCCGACGAGGACGCCGAACAAGGCGAAGCCGAGCGCGATCAGCAGGGTGTGGCGCACGAACGCGGCCTGCGCGGCGTCGCGCGCGGCGGGATCGGCCAGCACCAGGATC contains these protein-coding regions:
- a CDS encoding DUF2306 domain-containing protein, whose product is MRTPQFAARLPMSTPHLLNIVLHVLAGSVAMAIGVYQLANAKGSDAHRRWGRGFCYAGLVVCLSAALGLAAFRFLPNFAALTVLVLYQLLGGWRSARTRERGPQAADAALTLAAVAAGAWLAPIVLAAGANMLVYSSLGALASVVAYDAARWLFPRRWFARLWRYEHSYKLIAALFGMVSALVGNVVRFGQPWSQLLPLALGFATVGFVFVRLYRQDAARRRG
- a CDS encoding VOC family protein, with the translated sequence MTPKNTICLWYDGAALEAAEFYAKTFPDSAVTAIHHAPGDYPDGHQGDVLTVEFTVAGIPCVGLNGGPAFKHDEAFSFQIATDDQAETDRLWDAIVGNGGKESACGWCKDKWGLSWQITPRALLDAFTDPDRAAAKRAFDAMMTMGKIDIAKIEAARRG
- a CDS encoding DUF6869 domain-containing protein — protein: MHPEPSLDAWVDAFIQIRTLPEGTDTGSDHPLWWADERTMFVLRPVDFETMWQFVTAVLARKPPGPVLGYLAAGPLEDMIACFGDYFIERIEDTARRDPAFRDLLHGVWKNATPDALWERVKAARGPEPECGDGLDVRPEP
- a CDS encoding VWD domain-containing protein, which translates into the protein MRVPSKHTPSGVRWLRRFAIATVLAALPLASAVARMTEAPRSFALQDKSLDAVQRKTLPSVDPARLLAEDEMRAKAVSAPQPLRFAVNAGVTYDTGGSGTWHKLPDGLLWRLRIHTPGATNHNLGFTRYDMTPGAKLWIYDPAGKHVEGAYTARDRSQHGRLWTPMIEGDEVVVELFVPNGAAQPKLTLGAVNQGYRDFTAKNWDKQGSCNNDVVCPVAAGWGQQIRTVARYVIGGTSLCSGQLVNNTSYDFKPYFLSANHCGVTTANDDTLVFYWQFHSPTCGALSGGSLAINQTGATYRASYAPSDFLLVELNAPPVAGSNPYFSGWDISGTAPAATVGIHHPSGDEKAISFNNNAVTSTAYLSNTVSATANHWRVDAWESGTTEGGSSGSCLWGASSKRCIGQLHGGYASCSAPTTSDWYGKLSVSWNGGGTPATRLKDWLDPTNTGVIGIDGDPHVTTLDGVRYDFQGAGEYTVLRDPAGVEIQARQTPIATSFNPGADPYSGLATCVSLNSAVAARVGKYRVTYQPNLSGQPDPKGLQLRIDGRLVSLGTGIDLGNGGSISPTSAPGGIRVSFPEKYNLQVTPGWWASEGKWYLNIGVTRKPADGAGGAGDAEAPLGGIGAPLAAQSWLPPLPDGSSLGPRPAALGDRYEHLYKKFGEAWRVSNANTLFDYAPGTSTDTFTLKSWPNENPPCNLTGQVPVKPLSREIAVQECAIVRDERMRGNCVFDVMITGERGFAQTYARTQETQGKAKAQAEAARGGASK
- a CDS encoding sensor histidine kinase, with amino-acid sequence MPRARERLLRGLHLRLSAVWTLAWLLCVAALCAVAIATHARLAQLDLASSLRLRATAVYGLTWFDAQGRFHDETARKEPGLLDADADVWVIGNGEPAKVLLAPKRPRFDLADPFASADAALRDGPEGALEGRDRGGRPYLLQAKETYDERDRPVATILVLADPAARDAAQAAFVRHTLLIALGFALFGVLVGHWLSRRSLRPAIASFEQQERFLAAAAHELRTPVARLQALCETAHDGREPAAQVLAKVERVAAQTAGLVDKLLLLARLDASAAPASKEPVRLDLLVEAILPEDREIEFHAAESVVNADVRLIQTAVRNLIENALVHSVRTGAAASVSVMVEAGKVIVEDRGPGFPADLLARLREPFVSGPGSPGSGLGLSIVQHVAQLHGGELRLSNRPGGGARAELVLRERA
- a CDS encoding agmatine deiminase family protein, which translates into the protein MPTPTLPAARPAWLALAAGALFAAALGQPGAARAQSGYMPDETARHDATWLQWPHANTYGRAYRDRLDPTWVAMTRALIASERVHIVVYDAGEQARVRKLLGAAGVALDRVSFLIRPTDDVWVRDNGPLFVYDRNDRLAIGDWGFNGWGLDAPYRKDDTVPAAVAQRLGLPRIDLNDVVLEGGAIEVDGRGTLLATRSSTREPQRNAELSEAELEQVLRDQLGVEKFIWLDGKDGGKEDITDMHVDGFARFGLPDTIVTMSRADLREWGLSGADIERLYAASDVDGKPYRFVQLPLTANDVVTEYGYALGYKGSYVNFYVGNTVVLMPEYKDPNDAKAKAILQRAFPGRTVIGIDVRNLYRNGGMVHCVTQQQPAAL